The DNA segment CTGCAGCATACGGAAATATAAATCCGATTTTTGATACCAAAcaaagcagttttatttttttagcgtCAGCCATTCGTATAAAAACCTTTCCTGTTTCTAACCAGACAGTGTCGATGCGTCGATCGACGCTGGTTTCCACAGCGCAGTGTGGCGGCCTAATCCGACAGGCAAGGCAGAATGCAGACTGAGCCGGCCGCGCTAAGCTTACATGTTATCACGCAActcattataaattcaatttgagCTCTAAAAATTGCGATATACATCCCTAGAGGTAGGTTTAGgtagtataaattattaaaacaaaatcgaaagttattatttaataggaaattaaaaaaatctaaaaacccaccgtcattaaaattttatcaaaatcggccTAGCCGttttatagttctaaattgcattgacatcgtgtttgaagctaccctgaaaatttcagcctgctagcttatcgagaagAACCTCAAAATAGAGTtgtaaaaaacaagaaattgaaacaaattatacatacgtatttcttaaaataatacgagATTTTTAAGTCTGTTTCCTACCAGCTGAGCAAACGCCTCTTAACTTTGCCCTCATCAATCACGAGCTTTGTTTTTACTCCGTGATCGCGAGGGACCATTTcgtgagtaataataataaattatgtacagGGTAAGTTACAATCATATCTCGAAGATTCGGCTACATTTGGCAAAGCATTTTGTTTCGTTCGCTAAGCGACTTCTAAATTAATGATGTTCTATTTCATTATCGATGACGTATTATTGAAgagttgaaaatgaaataaattatctaaaCTACATTTTACAAGGAACCGAAAGGAGAAACAAGCAAAAGTGTTGCTTAACATGCGAAAAACTTCTGCATATCACCTTTATTATTAACCGTTAAATAGGTTGTATTTACTTTGCATAGGCTTTTATCACTGAAACCATAAACCCGTGGTTTACATCAATGTCATTTAGACAAATAGGTTATATCAGGGTGGTGATCGTTTATCAAAATTGGAGGAACACAAAAAGTTGGCGGTAAACATGAATATTTCCGACCTTTGCCCCAATAAAGAACACTGCAGCCAGTTTGGTaagacgttttatttttatagatactCAATACATTTAATTCGATCCGTCTTATAAGTAGATTATTCAACATAAGTAGATGCAATGGAAATCATACAAGTATGTCAACTATTCATACTAATCGGAGAGACAGGCGTGTGCTTAACTCTtataatacatacttatatgAAATAAGTTAGAAGTTACTTTATCTTGTACCTGCGCTCCATTTATTTGTCTACCTAGGTACGTAAAAAGGTAAACAACACATTTTTGTTCGTTCTTTTCgtctaaaaattaaatttacgattCGAAAGCGCGACTAAGAACTAATGTAAAACAACGACAAAggattataaatcaaatataccagTCGGTTACTTAAATCAATGTCGTTTTAAAAGGACACAACAacattgtttacctttttatgtaggtaccaaTGGATGGTTTCTAAGACGTGTGTCAAATTGTAGCTATGTGGGTAGGTAAATATGCGAGACCTAAAAGTAACCACAAAGGTAACATAATTTCAAAGATTGTTGTCACAAGTGAATTCCCTAAGCAGGAGACAAGCGGAACTGTCAGTTCCGCCTGTTAACATTATTAGTATGATCAGATCAGTAACTGTCCCCCTACTTACTACTAGTGCAAGGGCCTTTGTCATACCAAGGAGAGCATTAATCTTTAGACTACCTTCACTATAATTACGCTTTATCGTATATTCcatattgagtattttttcGGGTCGTGACGAGGACTCGGAACAAATACCTTGTCCAGTTTGGCCATACTTTAAGAACAAAACCAACATGTGAAAATACTTACGTGCATGAAAAGcaagcatgtttttatttattgataaaacttttttaaacaaatagcaTGTCTAATAAGGAAATGTAACGGTGAAATGCCTgcgataaatattaattacgtgTATGTGTAATTTTGATAAGCAATACATTAACAGGCAACACTGTTGACCTACatgatatgatattaaaataaaaatctagtaGGTATTCATTATTACTCTTACGGTTAATTAAACGCAAAGATATATTTATGGGGACTTTCGGGCCTCAATGTTTCTTAACTTGTAGGTCGTGGTATGCTGCCTGCCGATTCTGGCCTAAGTTACCGCAAATCAGGAAAAAAAACTAAGTCCCTTTCAAAAAGCAAACGATCGAAACGATGGCAAtggggtatttgacaaaattttTTAGCCCTTACTATGGACTACCATACATTGCTTTTTATcttcctactattttttttatgatgagataaaatgaaaaatacgtattcataGTTTTTTGGAAATTCGTCTGagggactaaacagatttatattgttaatttagTCGAATACCCTATTGCATTCTAGACTAGTTCTAGGTGACATGCACTGTGAACTGTGACATTTGGCACTAAGTAGTTTGATAACACAATTAAAGGAAAGCCGAAAGATGCTGATTTGAATATAGGTAGGTTATAATAAAACAGACGAATATGAACGATAATGTCTGAGCACTTATGCAATTTATACGATCGATTTAACAAGAGCGTTGGGGAGACTCCACTCGGCTGCCATCTGTTTGATTATGTATGTATGCGTGTAGTCTGCGCTTTGTCGGTGCTCACTCGATATGCCCGATCATATacccttttatttattattaatgtaaatcgttattgttttacttaataCTTGAAACCATGCACACGTGTCCTATTAAAGTGTGACTGCCAGAAATCTGATGGTTTCTATGTTACTTTTGTCAATGctagataaagataaagataaagatatatttattttgcaaatatgggtACAAAGTAAAtggtgttataaaataaacaagttctgCCATATTTTGCCATTCGGCGtgcaaacatttacaaattgttgttattacaatctaaattatacacattaaattatacatcaaaactaagcaattaaattatacaaataagtatCATTAACTAAAACTAGATGAAActctaaacataatataaataaatttcaataatgcTTAACAGTATAcaattaaataggtacctacttacggccgctttctatattcgatcccgaatctaagattccgatcaatccagattttactcaatccctcgattgagcttgaatctgcatttcattaatcgatctcgtctcgaaatccatcgaaaaaaaacggatagatcgccctgctaaacgttttgttttacgcatgtgcagaaaaagtacttcagcgattatttatgagtaaaatggtggcttttttcttaaagcttatctattttatgtataatcactagaaatagcaaaaaatacaaaaataaaagattgggaagtcgtagcggacaaatactgtaattctacctcaagattagaaaaagcataaacgacaataaacgtttattgatgagcaacggaacgtcagtcaatcaaaaagttgtAAGTCAGTTTGAcatgaacataatatatattttaaaatcgcaagtttatttgttgtttgtttttccgatgtctcagttatagaatagaatacagccttaatattcgagcgcgttcagaataagttcacgcgccatctgtacaagaaactgtatggggtgtatccgttctacctactcatggatcccactctattctgggcatggttggcaataatcaactgtatatgacaCGGGAGgctgcactggtcgtctacttggtgaaggtgcttcgtggagtggagaatcacccggaagtattgcagcgcttgagtgtgtgtaccggaccgctacgtgtggcggcggcgaagcccgcacctactgaTAGTTCCTACAGCGAGAATATATTTgttcgccaaagcacctcttacaagagctctccacaccaccaacttcttcaaaatcagactgacgtgtttatgtgtttttaataatgtaatgtgtttcaatttttgtttagtttaagttctttgctgtcgcattagggtaaaccctgtaatgatacttcatgattttaaataaataaatcaaaacgagaatattataatcgttatttattgattccagtattacagatattggtaaaagtgtacttagtacacaaaaactataataccgaaagcaaaataggttaagcgtcagcttatgcatagcaatccaaaagaattactgagcactggtcttcagcttaaatccttgacccccgtttacaagtaaagtacagaaaaaaaattaccacTCGAAAAGAcaatcaaaattacaaattttgaggacagagttGTTcttcttcgctgtcactactatcccagtccgatagctgcgctaatacttcaagatcgctatcactatcacttgaaaatatttccattttcacagatttctcagtacaatccgtaaaaaattggggatcgcaattatagatcaaaaacgtcaaaaatcgatttgtcaaaaccagagatcggttatagaaaacgcataactgtcactttcgtacaaataccaatctaaaatctcgatccgccctcccaaagatagattgaagaaaaagatcgagaaaacgatccatggatcggttatagaaacactaaaagttggaaatggattcaaatgtcaatctcgatccgtaaattagggattgagatcgaatatagaaagcggccgttagacTACTTAGCGACTAGTTTAATGTCTTTGTCAGATAGAAATTCTCCTATATTATAGTATGCTTTAGTAACTAAATATtgctttaacttatttttaaacattttagtagGTAATTCTTTCCATGACTTGTTGCTAAGTAGACTCGAAACTATATTAATAGTAATGCTCTCCGCTGATGGGAGGTCAAGCGAAAATACTTAGGTACCAAGcagttattttcatttcaacgTATCATGGACGTAGCTTACATGTAATTCCTGAGTTGAGTAAGTATACTGTGTAAGTAAACAATTAAGTAAAGTGACCTATGTCAAACACATTCTGTTTATCGAATGGTTGCTAAAAATTATGAGACTGAGCTGCGTCAACAGTCTGGAGTcctaataattttgttttgttgaacaTATACCTAGTAGTTACTTTTTCGCAATAGCGGGATGCGTATCTACCAATGaccaatttaaaacaatttgttcaaCAATGCTTCACAGTTCGTTCACTCCTCTGCCCTAGCTGCAGATCGACAATTTTCTGTAATATGGATTGACGCAGACTCGCTGTACGCCGTATTATGTTTCAAAAGTCCTTATAAATAGTGCCTTCAACTTAACATGCTTCAACTGcaattcaaattacatttaaacaattCGTTGTATGAAAGAGTTTTAAATTGTACCTACTGTGGTGTTGCCAGAGAAAGGATCATTAAGCACCTACCccaatatttaaatctaaatttgatCCGATCGGGTTACGAAAGGTATCAAGTACGGTTGCTCTTAGGTTGTcttttttacttacatttataaacaaaatctaCATCCACCTCTTATAAGTAAATGGAAGCGTGACGAAGGTATTTGGTGATGACTAATCATTGCATCATTGTAGTACAAAATGACAAACAAGGATGCGCGATAAAAAATGTGGAGGATGATAAATATGCCGAGATATTATCATGGATAGGTATTCGGATTCCGAACTTTTGTTATGTAACCTACACAggatttcattttcaaataacgATGATGTACATCTTTGTATGAGAATAAGCAATAACTAAGCGTTCCTGTCTTAAAAAGCCCGCTAAACAAAGTTAAGTCACCCTTTGTGTTGCGACACAGCTGCGTACACAGCACGCTCAGGGGGTAGCTTCCCTTTTGTAAAGCGCTCCAAACGTAATGATCATAATGGTCACTACACTTACCTGTCCTAAAATAGGCAATTAAGAGTACTCTGCATGTAGCTAAAATGGTACAAGTACGGTGCGTCATAGATTAACTTAATGTTTTCAAGTTGCTTGGCAGTTATCCAATCCCTGGCGAAAGTACATGTGATATAAATGTCTGTCAACTTTGCCAGAACACGATCAATAGATAGGCGAAGAGtatacttttgattttgaatcacCAATGTTTGCAACATTTCGcactaacataaaaatactttattgcagTTATGACACCAAAAGGGGCTTGCAAAGTTATACCTGAAGCGTTAAGTAAAACCATCACTGATCGAGCTGGATGGGAAGGTAAGTCGAACTGGGGTAAACCTTTAAAGGTAAGTAGATACTAAATTTGACGCCTACGAAATTTATtagagcatgtgacttgagtgcgAATACGCTGAATTCCCTATCTAAAAGATACGAGTTTCAAGAAATAAGATTGGGCTCTATGCCTTTTGGtacttttataatgtttgttttgtgaatCATTAGgtattgagtaaaataaactattcagtatgaaaaaataatttaatttgtacttgCGTgctaaaccatttttaaatgtatcgTTCTATCTACTATTAAGCAATAAGTAAATCACCATGGCAATTGTGTGCCATCGTAATTCAGGAATTTACCCGTGTCCCCTTCGCCGAGTTTATTAATGGTATTGAATATTCCGGAGACACTGGTGTCGACATCTAGCGGTGCGTTTTTACCGCCCATGTCCGTCTTCACCCACCCTGGGTGCAGGGAGGCGACTAGAATATTATCTTTTTTCAAATCTACGCTCATGGACTTGGTAGCTGCGTTCAATGCCGcctagaagaagaaaaatatcgttttaaaattattttaatacgtatGCTTTTGAGCTTTAAACGGTATAATAGTGTTGCTTTCTGGTGAACCTTAGAGCAACGGTAAGGGTAAAATCCTCCTTGATCGTTCTGAGCGATGGATCCGAGTACGGAGCTCATGTTGATGATGACGGCGCGTTGGCTACCCATTGGTTTGTCACTGTTGACTTCCGCCGCTTGCTTGAGGAGTGGAAGCAGGGACTGAAAATGTGcaattttacaaacaatttagaAGCATCCATAAACTTTTAGTGTAGGTAGCTGACATTGCGGTAGGTAGACGAAGGACCTGAAGGGCCGTATACCGTCCTTATGAAGGGTTTCCAGCTGTTTCGAATGCCTGATTCCGAAATGTCTCGTATGCGCCCCGCACCTCTAGAAGCAGTGACTGACGTATTCGGCGACGCATGTTACGATATCTCGACACGTCGGAATTAGGAATTAGTAAGTATAAATGAAATTCAAGTAAACAATAGGTATACAAGGATTTCATATGTTAGCACGGTAAAAAGATCGACACTTCagacaattaaaattttgattgaacCTTTGTAAGCATAATTGGAGCTATGGTGTTAACAGTGAGATTTTCCAACAGCTGTTCAGTCTTCACGAGCGCCAACTTTGTGAATTTGGTGGTAACGCCTGCATTGTTGATTAACAAGTTTAAACCCTTATCACCAACTATTTTGGATATTTGCGTAGATATTTCGCCAAAACTTGCCGTATTCGTCAcatctaaaaaattaaaaagataactGTCAGTTTATGTCATAATAATCATCTTAGATCCAGAGCTAGCTCGCAACAAAACAGTTGCAAGTGTGGCTTGAATCTTGGATCTGTTTTGTGGTTCTATTAGACTACTTTGAGGCGACGTTTACGCGTAACCTTCTGAATCTTGATtggattttattgttataaggaTTTTGATCATatgccataaaactaaaaatataaataaaagtctttaCCTAAGTTCAAAATAGccagatttttgttttcagctGACAATGTTTTGAGCTCCTGTAAGAGacaaaatttttaaacattacaaTAGTTGTGTCACCTTACTAATTTGTACGTACAAAGCAAAATGTTTATAGCCAGAAAAGGATAACTACATTTTGCGACATCtaggatatttaaaaacatgaaacttAATCATGTATTTATTCTGATTCGAAGAATCATTAGATttgtattaagtaggtatattctACGCGAAACGGAGTGTTCTAAATAaggatttactttttattattttattcagggAAACTAGTAATCGTCATTTTATTTAgctaatttcaaataattttaatcgtaTCCCAACAGTAAGTTGCCGGCCATTAAGCCTCAGTGGAAGATATTACATTAACAAACATACTGCTATCCTTTACACGACGAGATATAATATTTcagttgtttaattaataataaatatttatttgtatcttgATGACCTCATCAAAAAAATTACACGTCATGATCACGGCACTCTTTTTCAATGGCAATGAGTGACGTCAGCTGACGCTGTCAAACGAGATAACGAGACCGGCGGCGGCGCGACCGGAGCAGCGAGTAACTGCTGAGCTATCTCTTTCACACGCTCGCGTTGGGCGCTACAAAAAGCATTTTACTCCTTCAAACTAATAGTATTTGATCGTGAGACATCGTGCGTTTTCAGTGCGCTATTAAAATAAGCAAAAGTTGCAAAGTGTGAATATAACAAGTGTCTAGATAAGCAACCTTTGGAACTATGGCACCTATAGGTAAGTGAGAAATAAGATATACCTCCGACACGGTTCGGCACGTCGCTATAATATTCTGCGCTTTGTTCTGCTTAGTAAGATATTTCACCATTCCAAGGCCGAGGCCTCTATTAGCGCCGGTGATCAGCACGGTCTTCATCTTGACAAGTGAACTGAACTCGCTCAAATATAATACACTGACATTTGTTGAAAGTTATCATTAATTTACAACCCCTATCGCTCAGTGTGTATTATTCTCTCTTGTCTTTGACACATTTACGTCAAAATGACAATCTTCAGTAATTTAGTaaggataaatattttgttaaaaccgTTATTTACTGAGCGAGGGGCGACTTTGGCACAGCGAACGATAAGTACTCGTAAGTAGTTCTTAATTGACAAAGTTTTAACCTTGAAGTGAAGATAATCGTCTAACTAACCTCACTCTCGATTGAGCAACTCATGtaaccctgtttttttttaactattttttttatcaacagaTAGTAAATTTTAGGAAAGTTTTCATTATTCACTTCATTTTAACatgattttttc comes from the Trichoplusia ni isolate ovarian cell line Hi5 chromosome 22, tn1, whole genome shotgun sequence genome and includes:
- the LOC113504571 gene encoding uncharacterized protein LOC113504571 translates to MKTVLITGANRGLGLGMVKYLTKQNKAQNIIATCRTVSEELKTLSAENKNLAILNLDVTNTASFGEISTQISKIVGDKGLNLLINNAGVTTKFTKLALVKTEQLLENLTVNTIAPIMLTKSLLPLLKQAAEVNSDKPMGSQRAVIINMSSVLGSIAQNDQGGFYPYRCSKAALNAATKSMSVDLKKDNILVASLHPGWVKTDMGGKNAPLDVDTSVSGIFNTINKLGEGDTGKFLNYDGTQLPW